The stretch of DNA GAACTCGAACAGGCCGCCATCGGCCTTGGCCTGCCCGGATTTCGCGGCCGGCAGATCTTCCAGTGGATTCATCAACGGGGCGTATCCGACTTCGCCTCGATGACCAATCTGCCGCAGGACTTGCGGGCGGCGCTCGCGGCCCGCGGTGCAATCGCTGAGCCGGCCCTGGTCGCAAAACAAGTCTCATCCGACGGCACCACGAAGTTTCTGCTGCAACTTGGAGACGGCCGGCAGATCGAGGCGGTCTACATTCCTGATACGCCGGCGCAGACCTTCTGCATCTCGACCCAGGTCGGGTGCGCGATGGCGTGCGGCTTCTGCCTCACGGGCAAAATGGGATTGCTGCGTAACCTGACCGCCGGAGAAATTGCCGGCCAGGTGCGTGTGCTCGCGAGAGAAACGGGTCTTGCCACCTCGGCCTTCAACATCGTGCTCATGGGTATGGGCGAACCCCTGCACAACTACGACGCCACGATGAAGGCGCTGAGGATCCTGACAGACGAGCAGGGGTTGGCCGTGCCGCCGCGGCGCATCACACTTTCCACCGTGGGCGTGCT from Acidobacteriota bacterium encodes:
- the rlmN gene encoding 23S rRNA (adenine(2503)-C(2))-methyltransferase RlmN translates to MAFAVEQGSLALPPLDFSALERPELEQAAIGLGLPGFRGRQIFQWIHQRGVSDFASMTNLPQDLRAALAARGAIAEPALVAKQVSSDGTTKFLLQLGDGRQIEAVYIPDTPAQTFCISTQVGCAMACGFCLTGKMGLLRNLTAGEIAGQVRVLARETGLATSAFNIVLMGMGEPLHNYDATMKALRILTDEQGLAVPPRRITLSTVGVLPGLQRLAEEPIMPNLAISLHATTDEQRDVLAPINRKYKLQELMDVCRAFPLRRRGRITFEYVLLDQVNDTPDDARRLVRLLEGIQAKVNLLPLNEAAGIPYRRPSDERVNAFAAILADRGVTVSVRKSRGRDIRAACGQLLVETARKTTSEV